One window of Acanthochromis polyacanthus isolate Apoly-LR-REF ecotype Palm Island chromosome 19, KAUST_Apoly_ChrSc, whole genome shotgun sequence genomic DNA carries:
- the LOC110963471 gene encoding proton channel OTOP3-like has protein sequence MDPGVSELDSDPQNQDPEVDPVLLWAPSGRRLISGLLGLNLVLLGAALVAGEAFNPEGLKHEEPEVFLLVLMGSSLVWMLWYLLWARKQPGICPHKDHHAGGTTVIVVLVLFAAFSLLLYVCRVGYLMSVRECKPAATLISPFIEAPFLALQTYLLWAHSKDCIHKHKIVTRSGLMVILSADLLLWLNAVTEDSIHVEIELEKQDNLEFSNKISLDDDNFDLAGNSSCQCNDSAACLAFRKGFEILYPFNIEFYLMAGCMIYVVWKNVGRRTSPDHHHADEKFSLQVLFKGGIIFGLVFGGLVLIAGIVIFVLYQIWVSDTESRLTAFLVFYGYHLAIMPIMSLCSLAGVLVHRLERRAHEGGHNPTRSLDVMLLVAAALGQLALSYFSLVAAIAVGTQGPLGDLDLSYSILSLLELILQNIFIIEGLHRHPSLVTKKKQKQWSGIFKSKKKLAQEEKKTDISLLEGNTSAPPAAQEHDGKKAWIKRATQEICAFLILSNIMLWVIPAFGVHPQFENGLGKQFFGFGPWFVLVNLGQPLGVFYRMHSVAALMELLISA, from the exons ATGGATCCTGGAGTCTCAGAGCTGGACTCGGACCCTCAGAACCAGGACCCAGAGGTGGACCCGGTGCTCCTCTGGGCCCCCAGCGGGAGGCGTCTGATCTCCGGTCTGCTGGGTCTGAACCTGGTGCTGCTGGGAGCCGCTCTGGTGGCCGGAGAAGCCTTCAACCCGGAGGGCCTGAAGCATGAGGAGCCGGAGGTGTTCCTGCTGGTTCTGATGGGGTCCAGTCTGGTCTGGATGCTCTGGTACCTGCTGTGGGCCCGGAAGCAGCCCGGCATCTGCCCCCACAAGGACCACCACGCCGGGGGTACCACAGTCATCG tggttctggttctgtttgcTGCCTTCAGTCTGCTGCTGTACGTCTGCAGAGTCGGGTATCTGATGAGCGTCAGGGAGTGCAAACCTGCTGCTACTCTCATCTCTCCATTCATAGAAGCGCCGTTTCTCGCTCTGCAG aCGTATTTGCTTTGGGCTCACTCCAAAGActgcattcacaaacacaaaatcgTCACCAG GTCGGGGTTGATGGTGATCCTGTCGGCCGACCTGCTGCTGTGGTTGAACGCTGTGACTGAGGACTCTATCCATGTGGAGATCGAGctagaaaaacaagacaatctCGAGTTCAGCAACAAAATCTCCCTTGATGATGACAACTTTGATTTAGCAG GAAACTCGTCGTGTCAGTGCAATGACAGCGCCGCCTGCCTCGCCTTCAGGAAAGGCTTCGAGATTCTTTATCCCTTCAACATCGAGTTCTACCTGATGGCCGGCTGCATGATCTACGTGGTCTGGAAGAACGTTGGCCGCAGGACGAGTCCGGACCACCACCACGCTGATGAGAAGTTCAGCCTCCAAGTCCTCTTCAAGGGCGGGATCATATTCGGCCTGGTGTTTGGCGGCCTGGTCCTGATCGCAGGAATCGTCATCTTCGTTCTCTACCAGATCTGGGTGAGTGACACGGAGAGTCGCCTCACCGCCTTCCTCGTCTTCTACGGCTACCATCTGGCCATCATGCCCATCATGTCGCTCTGCTCGCTGGCCGGGGTGCTGGTCCACCGGCTGGAGAGAAGAGCCCACGAAGGAGGCCACAACCCGACCAGAAGCCTGGACGTGATGCTGCTGGTGGCGGCGGCTCTCGGCCAGCTCGCCCTGTCCTACTTCTCCCTGGTGGCGGCCATCGCTGTGGGCACCCAGGGGCCTCTGGGGGACCTGGACCTGTCCTACTCCATCCTCAGCCTGCTGGAGCTCATCCTCCAGAACATCTTTATCATCGAGGGCCTCCACCGGCACCCGAGCCTGGTCAccaagaagaagcagaagcagtGGAGCGGCATCTTTAAG TCAAAGAAAAAGCTTGCTcaagaagagaagaagacagATATTTCTCTGCTGGAAGGAAACACGTCAGCGCCACCTGCTGCCCAGGAGCATGATGGGAAAAAAGCCTGGATCAAAAGAGCCACACAGGAGATCTGCGCTTTCCTCATCCTCTCTAACATCATG CTCTGGGTGATTCCAGCCTTTGGAGTTCATCCACAGTTCGAGAACGGTTTGGGGAAGCAGTTCTTCGGCTTCGGTCCCTGGTTCGTTCTGGTGAATCTGGGTCAGCCGCTGGGAGTTTTCTACAGGATGCACTCAGTGGCAGCTTTAATGGAGCTGCTCATCTCTGCATGA